A region of the Leptospiraceae bacterium genome:
ATATGATTTGCAGGTTATTCTTGACCCGATGATGAATCTCAGCGAGTAGTATCTCTTTTTCTTCAAGACTGGAACGAAGTTTTTCTTCAGCCTGCCTTTCTTCAGTAATATCGTTAAAGGTAACAGCAAAATATCCCAACTCCGGCGAAAAAGCCTTAACCGAATAGTGCTTATTTAGTGCTTTAGAGTAGTTTTTCAGTTCGACCGGTTTTCCGCTCAAAGCTACTTTTCCGTATTCTTCCACCCAATATTTTTCAGAACCGGGTAATACCTCGTATAAAGTTCTATTTATTATAGTAGCTTTTTCCAATCCGGTTAGCTTTTCAAAGGCAGGATTAATATCGAGAAAAAGATAATCATCAGGCTTTCCGGTTTTATCTGTAATGATTTTGTGGTAGGCAAAGCCCGAGTTCATATTTTCAAAGAGTTGCCGATATTTTGTTTCACTTTTATTTAAGCTGTTGTAGGCATCAGAAAGCTCTATTCCCATGTGATTAAACTGGAAAATAAGCCTTGAGATTTCATCATTATAAGTATCTTCTAAAAATGTATTTTTTTTTTGACTGGCAAAGTCTTTCATGGCCTGTTCGAGACCGGAAATCCTTTTGACTATCAGGTAATTTAGACTGAGACCCAGACCCAGAATAGCAAGAATCGACACAAGAGTAAAAATTTGGAAATTCATTAAAATCACATTCTTACTTTCACTTAAAGGTAATTTTAAATCATAAAAAAAGAAAAGGAATCCGTCTTTATTTACCCGGATACTCGTTTCTTGCAAGGGAAGGCTTATCGGCAAACAAAACCAGGCTTTGCCTTCCTTTTTCAGAAAAAGCGATTGGATTTTCTGTTCTGTTTGGGTTTGAAAGAAGAGTTTCTGAATATCATTTTTGTGTGCCTCTAAAGAAGGATCTATCTGAAAGAGGGATTGATTTTCCCAATCAGATTTGGTTCCTGCCAGAATTTTTCCATCCTGGTTCAGATATAATACGTATTTCAGATCAATATTCGAGCCAAAGGAGAGAAGGAAGGATTGCACTACATCTAACCTGTCTTTTAGAATCCAATTTTCCACTAAGGATTGAAAGCGGGAAAGTTCCTCTGTTTTATTTTCCTGAAATTGATTAAAGAACTGAGTTTCGCTCAGATGTGTATAAAAAATGTAAAAAACCAGGCTACTGATACTGATAAAAAGAAAAAGCACAAGGGGAATACTTATACGCAGTGAGTTGATCTTTTTTAACATTCTCACTATCATCTGAACCCCTTATACATCAATTTATTTTATAAGTATTGCCCTCGGAAATGCCGGGCAGGATTGAACACAAATTCCGCAGCCGGTACAGGAACGAGAGAAAGAGGGTTTCCCATCTTTAAATTTAATAATATCTTCTAAGGGGCAGGATTGCAAGCAAATATCACAGGAAGCTTCCGGATTCTCGCTATTTAAGCAAAAAGAAAAAAGAGAAACCGCCTGCCCAAATTTTGGTGTTTCTTTTTTCTTGAAGGGTTTCAAAGCTTTTGGTTTGCAGGAAGTAATACAGGGCCAGTCTTTACACATCAGACAGGGATTATGATTGAGATCCATGTAAGGAATGCTTTTTCCATATCTATTTTCAAAAACCGGGAATATGGCATTGTACGGACAATGATGAATACAATCTCCACAACCGGTACAGGTCTCTTTGAAGGCTTTTTTCCCTTCGATAGCTCCCGGAGGCAATTTCAGTTTCTTATTAATGGGTTTATCTTCTATTACCTCCGGCATTTGCATCATTTCAGCGCCCATATCATCCAGAGGTTTCATGGTTTTACCAACTTCCCCCTTGATATCTTCCACAATTTCATTTGTCTCTTTTACAACTTTACCGATCAGTTTGCCGAGACCTTTTATAAACTCTTTTCTATCCATTATCCCTGAACTCTTTGGATGTCGGCTCCGATATTTCGTAACCTGCTGTCGATATCCTGAAACCCCCTATCTATTTGTCCAATATTATAAATACAACTTTCTCCCTCCGCACAGAGCGAGGCGATAAGCATAGCCATCCCGGCTCGAATATCCGGGCTATTGACCTTATTTCCGTACAATCTCGAAGGCCCCACTACCACGGCCCTATGGGGATCGCAAAGAATTATCTGGGCTCCCATGGAAATGAGATTATCTACAAAGAAAAGTCTGGATTCAAACATCTTTTCATGAATAAGAACGGTTCCCTTGCACTGGGTTGCCGTTACCAGGGCTACAGAGGTCATATCCGCCGGAAAACCCGGCCAGGGGGCATCATCAATTTTTGGAACAGCACCATGATAATCAGGGGTAATACTCATCTCCTGATCGGAAGGAACCAGTATTCCTCCTTCCACCGGTCTTATTTCAATTCCGAGACGGGAATATACCATACGTATCATACGAATATCTTCGAGGTTCACATCTTCTATAATAAGCTCTCCCCGACAAACAGCGGCCAGACTGATGAAACTTCCAACTTCGAGGTAGTCGGAACCCAGACGGTGAGAAGAATCAGGTGGATGCAAAGAACTCACACCTTCAATACTGAGAATATTGGAACCTATTCCGGAAATTTTTGCTCCGCAGGAGTTTAAAAAATTACAGAGTCCCTGAACATGGGGTTCAGAAGCTGCATTTCTCAGAATAGTCGTTCCTTCTGCCAGGCAGGCTGCCATGACTGCGTTTTCGGTAGCAGTTACAGAAGCTTCATCCAGCAGAATATCGGTGCCGAAAAGACGCTTAGCTCGAATTTCATAGCCATCCGGAAAAACTTCCACCTGGGCACCCAGAGCTTCAAGAGCCAGCAAATGTGTATCCATACGTCTTCGTCCAATTTTATCTCCACCGGGTCTCGGTAAAAAAACTCGACCTTCCTTTGCTAAGATGGGACCGGCCAGAGTAACCGCTCCCCTTAAGCGACTACAGAGCTCACCGGGAAGATCGGAGGGAAGCGTAGCGGGAACAGTGAAAAGAAAAGAACCATTGCCTTCGTCTTCTACCTGTATTCCTAAAACTTTCAGGACATCGATTAACATTAAAACATCCTGTATATAGGGTAAATTTTGCAGACGAACCTGCCCGTGCAAAAGGCAGATAGCTCCTAAGAGGGGAAGAGCTTCGTTTTTATTCCCCTGTGGTCGTATTCTTCCATGGATGGGATTTCTACCGCTAATTTTAAAATAGGCTGAACTCATGGGATTCAGCCTGACTTTTGTGATTAGATTTTCAATAGCAATTTCAGAAGCTTGAAAATAATTTCATCGGCTTAAAACCTATCATCATCTTCCGAATTCGAGCTCCGTTTTTCCATTTCAAGTTTTGGCTCTCCCAGCAATTTTACAAAGTCACTTTCTCTCGGAAAATGGAATAGCATAACGAGAACTCCCAGAAGAATGGCACCCAGATGATCCTGCCTGCCGGTCATAAAGAACACGACTGCATTTAGCATACAGGCTCCTTCGATAAGTGCTCCCTGTATGATTTTTAGGGTCTGATAAACACCGGCTTGCTTGGAAGCTTCCAGTTGTTTCTGATACTCTAAAGACTTAAGTAAAAGCTTTGGAAGAACAAAGCTGAGTCCTATACTAACAAAAAGCATAGCATAAGCAATGAGATTTAAAATCTCATTGCTCTGGGGTTTTTTTTCTATAACAAAAAAAACTCCGGTAAGCATCAAGACTCCCATGATTAGAGCGGCATAAATAATTTTTATTGTTTGAGGTACCATGTTGTAAAAACTCCTTAATTTCTATTAGTCAGGGATTATTTTTTGTAAATAAGCTTTTCTTTCCTTCTCCGGAAATTTTTCAATGGCATAACGAAGCATGGTCCTCGGCATCTTTGAATACCATTTTTTTAAAAAGGCTTCTTCTTCAGCTTTGTCATTTTTCCCAATTTCTCTAAGCATCCAACCTACAGCTTTGTGGATCAAATCTTCTTTGTCTTCTAATAGAAGTTCCGCAATAGCTAAAGCATCGCTGTAGTCGTTTTGCTTTATAAAATAAAAACAGGACATCATGGCTATTCTTCTCTCCCAAAGACTTTTGGATCTGGCAAGTTTATAGAGTATATCCCGCTTCTTATCAAAGAGGTACGCACCCACAATATAGTGAGCAGAAGAATCAACCAGGTCCCAGTTGTTGATATGCTCTGTATGTTTCAAATAGAAATGATATATTTCTTTTTTCTTACTCTCTTCAGCCTTAGTATATTGTAATACGAGAATAAACAGAGCTAGCTGCCTTTCTTCGTGTAGAGAAGAATTGAGAAGTTTTTGAATTTCCAAGAGAGGAAGAGTCTTATA
Encoded here:
- a CDS encoding PAS domain S-box protein, with the translated sequence MIVRMLKKINSLRISIPLVLFLFISISSLVFYIFYTHLSETQFFNQFQENKTEELSRFQSLVENWILKDRLDVVQSFLLSFGSNIDLKYVLYLNQDGKILAGTKSDWENQSLFQIDPSLEAHKNDIQKLFFQTQTEQKIQSLFLKKEGKAWFCLPISLPLQETSIRVNKDGFLFFFYDLKLPLSESKNVILMNFQIFTLVSILAILGLGLSLNYLIVKRISGLEQAMKDFASQKKNTFLEDTYNDEISRLIFQFNHMGIELSDAYNSLNKSETKYRQLFENMNSGFAYHKIITDKTGKPDDYLFLDINPAFEKLTGLEKATIINRTLYEVLPGSEKYWVEEYGKVALSGKPVELKNYSKALNKHYSVKAFSPELGYFAVTFNDITEERQAEEKLRSSLEEKEILLAEIHHRVKNNLQIISSMIGMQSYFTNHKETRKNLETINSRIQTMGILHQKMYQSENFKNINVKAYLQDIISQLQINYAPKNFQLELNFNVKDIVLNLETAMPCGMLVNEIISNSLIHGFRNRDKGMIGLEFYRSGKGFHLRIYDNGIGLEWSGPGGLGTEIIKTLTRQLNANCFLSRNRGTSYLFHFKMLEKEKERWKRKES
- a CDS encoding 4Fe-4S dicluster domain-containing protein; the protein is MDRKEFIKGLGKLIGKVVKETNEIVEDIKGEVGKTMKPLDDMGAEMMQMPEVIEDKPINKKLKLPPGAIEGKKAFKETCTGCGDCIHHCPYNAIFPVFENRYGKSIPYMDLNHNPCLMCKDWPCITSCKPKALKPFKKKETPKFGQAVSLFSFCLNSENPEASCDICLQSCPLEDIIKFKDGKPSFSRSCTGCGICVQSCPAFPRAILIK
- the murA gene encoding UDP-N-acetylglucosamine 1-carboxyvinyltransferase, producing MSSAYFKISGRNPIHGRIRPQGNKNEALPLLGAICLLHGQVRLQNLPYIQDVLMLIDVLKVLGIQVEDEGNGSFLFTVPATLPSDLPGELCSRLRGAVTLAGPILAKEGRVFLPRPGGDKIGRRRMDTHLLALEALGAQVEVFPDGYEIRAKRLFGTDILLDEASVTATENAVMAACLAEGTTILRNAASEPHVQGLCNFLNSCGAKISGIGSNILSIEGVSSLHPPDSSHRLGSDYLEVGSFISLAAVCRGELIIEDVNLEDIRMIRMVYSRLGIEIRPVEGGILVPSDQEMSITPDYHGAVPKIDDAPWPGFPADMTSVALVTATQCKGTVLIHEKMFESRLFFVDNLISMGAQIILCDPHRAVVVGPSRLYGNKVNSPDIRAGMAMLIASLCAEGESCIYNIGQIDRGFQDIDSRLRNIGADIQRVQG
- a CDS encoding DNA alkylation repair protein, with translation MNAKEIQKKLKQLANPKKAKDLQKYFKTAKGEYGEGDIFLGIPVPDLRKEAKLYKTLPLLEIQKLLNSSLHEERQLALFILVLQYTKAEESKKKEIYHFYLKHTEHINNWDLVDSSAHYIVGAYLFDKKRDILYKLARSKSLWERRIAMMSCFYFIKQNDYSDALAIAELLLEDKEDLIHKAVGWMLREIGKNDKAEEEAFLKKWYSKMPRTMLRYAIEKFPEKERKAYLQKIIPD